One window from the genome of Anguilla rostrata isolate EN2019 chromosome 5, ASM1855537v3, whole genome shotgun sequence encodes:
- the smim19 gene encoding small integral membrane protein 19, producing the protein MGGYGVMADEETIDYSVHEAWNEATNVYLLVILVSFGLLMYARKNKRKIMRIFTLPPSVGSSPEPNFYDSLQKVRLRQQLEMYSIARKFDHQQQQQPPGKSDCVQLSME; encoded by the exons ATGGGTGGCTACGGAGTAATGGCCGACGAGGAAACTATTGATTATTCAGTACACGAAGCATGGAACGAAGCGACTAATGTGTACCTTCTCGTGATTTTGGTTAGCTTCGGTTTGCTGATGTACGCCAGAAA GAACAAGAGGAAAATAATGCGTATTTTCACACTGCCTCCTTCGGTCGGTTCATCTCCGGAACCAAACTTCTATGACAGTTTGCAGAAAGTGCGGTTACGCCAACAACTGGAAATGTACAGCATTG CGAGGAAATTtgaccaccagcagcagcagcagccgccggGCAAGTCGGATTGCGTGCAGCTATCCATGGAGTGA